A DNA window from Eptesicus fuscus isolate TK198812 chromosome 8, DD_ASM_mEF_20220401, whole genome shotgun sequence contains the following coding sequences:
- the LOC103288200 gene encoding arylamine N-acetyltransferase 1-like, which translates to MDIEAYFERIGYKNSRNKLDLETLTDILQHQIQTIPFENLNIHCGEPMELGLEAVFDQLVRKNRGGWCLQINQILHWALTTMGFETTMLGSYVCNVTTEKYTRAIMHLLLMVTVGGRKYIVDAGYGSSYQMRQPVELISGKDQPQVACIFRLTEEGGTWYLDQIRREQYVPNQEFLNSELLEKKKYRKIYSFTLEPQTIEDFESPNSYFQTSPASACVKDSYCVIHTPDEVYCLVGFTLMHRRFSYKDNMDLVEFKTLNVEEIEEELKKIFNISLEKKFVPKHSATFFTI; encoded by the coding sequence ATGGACATCGAAGCATATTTTGAAAGAATTGGTTATAAGAACTCTAGGAACAAATTGGACCTGGAAACGTTAACTGACATTCTTCAGCACCAGATCCAGACCATTCCCTTTGAGAACCTTAACATCCACTGTGGGGAACCCATGGAATTGGGCTTGGAGGCCGTTTTTGATCAACTTGTGAGGaagaaccggggtgggtggtgtCTCCAGATCAACCAAATTCTGCACTGGGCTCTCACCACAATGGGTTTTGAGACCACAATGCTGGGAAGCTATGTTTGCAACGTTACAACTGAAAAATACACCAGGGCTATCATGCACCTCCTGCTGATGGTGACGGTGGGTGGCAGGAAATACATAGTTGATGCTGGGTATGGAAGCTCTTACCAGATGAGGCAGCCTGTTGAGTTAATTTCTGGGAAGGATCAGCCTCAGGTGGCTTGCATCTTCCGCTTGACAGAAGAGGGAGGAACCTGGTACCTGGACCAAATCAGAAGAGAGCAGTATGTTCCAAACCAAGAATTCCTTAATTCTGAGctcctggaaaagaaaaagtacagaaaGATCTACTCCTTTACGCTTGAACCTCAAACAATTGAAGATTTTGAGTCTCCAAATTCATACTTTCAGACATCTCCAGCATCTGCGTGTGTAAAAGACTCTTATTGTGTCATTCACACCCCAGATGAAGTTTACTGCTTAGTGGGTTTTACTCTCATGCATCGAAGATTCAGTTATAAGGACAACATGGATCTGGTGGAGTTTAAGACACTGAATGtggaagaaatagaggaagagctgaaaaagatatttaatatttccttGGAGAAAAAGTTTGTGCCCAAACATAGTGCAACTTTTTTTACCATTTAG